A single Venturia canescens isolate UGA chromosome 1, ASM1945775v1, whole genome shotgun sequence DNA region contains:
- the SCAP gene encoding sterol regulatory element-binding protein cleavage-activating protein, producing MSRSLPDRVAGLYYAHGLFCSSHPVTVISLAISVVLLCCSPLVNLPIPGNAPRTVINHTITPVNGSDTPALYVQQVVMRVGVVPWAEDLALSDAFRGPLYEIFNLLEIIQNYQDPETLKTLGQVCLHVEAIKKRNSKKPEILPEYNCLVLSPANLWQQSMEIFNQDTDLLGTIFSYQSLQKGKISVAEMMFGMNLKETGIKRYPVRVRQRVLQYAVTIFLKEYDPRFISGLKNRLTTYYSLHQVREKTSAQPETHDETLHIFYPGEFNYSEFFPLTMTFVALFFYIYFSVRKIELIKSKVGMAFSASFTVISSLAMTVGICFFFGLTLSLSSKEIFPYLVVIVGLENVLVLTKSVVSTPSHLDVKIRVAQGMSKEGWSITKNLLTEVTILTIGLFTFVPAIQEFCIFAIVGLLNDFFLQMFFFSTILGVDIRRTELSSENSKFHMSTMRSNRKQQFTTIISNKKPNIFRSKSHPRLNGLTTGPTNVIAPNTQNTQNLVKTSKRLRLVHFWARTRIFQRAFMVWMVVWISMIIYNSGVIEHLIHLSDTLKPDTENDGYTMERPQTIKPYVGLSTVKPLTIQTSTGLPNVPSDQPPVTNNITEELNKLRPVDFPPWNRLSLYHWSSILMMYNISLAGQHITILPAIKLSNAFSPRLVRQISNPNDVQLFQWQSFATAALDPLDFSDMEIPTRSEARGFNTNAPFVPSSPMEIFLAAVLCLISVIVVAYTMVVLYRCVCTRNYAEWRASWHQQEKTQDSSTQLVLETLPLVLEGHTQEVECIATDGNTIASTCLAGHIRVWDSITGEMVAHIDRKKFFNNVPRDLINGTPDPDELMSDYESGSPPSRGEMETSNSYVLSNNSPAPHRQKSSPTSGNYRPITQTTSTKRHSMNCLYNDYQIQEFSPDKRTSVFRRSLDQTFELPDLRSSINTRFSSIKYSPTQTNYEQGFDYGERYKHLSEEHRKSIEDVQKCESTEGLSICSGRFNTNELTDSANSLNTYKTSSNNQSPSPIWCVDYQDNLIVVGCANGSLEFWEGTTGRFKCFFDDGSGLGTSAVKFVCNRVIAAKLNGAVDFLELERYSEGLQVGWGFSSGRRTHVRTGSAGSPMDINNLPPEEDLRCLKKGSHRAHQQAITVLDSEGGRVLTGSQDHTLKVFRLEDQLPLYTLHGHCGPISCLFIDRVSPMTSGSGSRDGLLCVWDLSTGMCMYSIQAHDGAVAAITCSASYIISIGTDERLCVWERFQGHLLHALPAQKAAYSFQLVMLTQQLLITSNQGSLVVWDVRTGEPVREVRLGHKDDSVYVKQMLALRDSIVCDFGRQLRIVRFPLVSDKLD from the exons ATGTCCCGAAGTCTGCCAGACAGAGTTGCAGGGCTCTATTATGCCCATGGCCTGTTTTGTTCCTCCCATCCTGTTACAGTCATATCTCTGGCAATCTCGGTCGTCCTATTATGTTg CTCTCCTTTGGTGAATTTGCCAATCCCTGGCAACGCGCCACGGACTGTGATAAATCACACAATAACACCGGTCAATGGATCGGATACTCCAGCTCTTTACGTGCAGCAAGTTGTTATGAGGGTCGGTGTAGTACCGTGGGCCGAAGATCTCGCTCTCTCCGACGCCTTCCGTGGACCActttacgaaattttcaacCTTCTTGAGATCATACAAAATTACCAAGATCCTGAGAC TCTGAAGACTCTTGGTCAAGTGTGCCTTCATGTcgaagcgataaaaaaaagaaattccaaaaaaccagAAATTTTGCCAGAGTATAATTGTCTCGTTTTATCGCCTGCAAATTTGTGGCAACAGAGCATGGAGATATTCAATCAAGATACCGATCTTCTGGGCACTATTTTTTCTTACCAG AGTCTTCAAAAGGGTAAAATAAGCGTAGCTGAGATGATGTTCGGCATGAACCTTAAGGAGACCGGGATCAAGAGATATCCCGTTCGCGTGCGACAGAGAGTTCTGCAATATGCTGTCACCATTTTTCTTAAGGAATACGATCCGAG ATTCATAAGcggtttaaaaaatcgtttaacgACGTATTATTCGCTGCATCAAGTGCGGGAGAAAACGTCAGCGCAGCCGGAGACGCACGACGAGACTCTGCACATTTTTTATCCCGGTGAATTTAATTACAGCGAGTTTTTTCCGTTAACAATGACGTTCGTGGCTCTcttcttttatatttatttttctgttcgtAAAATCGAGCTTATAAAGTCCAAAGTCGGTATGGCGTTTAGCGCGAGTTTCACCGTTATATCATCGTTGGCAATGACCGTAggcatttgttttttcttcggtcTCACGCTAAGCCTAAGCAGCAAAGAAATATTTCCATATCTCGTTGTGATCGTTGGATTGGAGAATGTTTTGGTATTGACGAAAAGCGTTGTGAGCACGCCCTCGCACTTGGATGTTAAAATAAGAGTTGCACAAGGAATGTCGAAAGAAGGATGGTcgataacgaaaaatttgctaACCGAAGTGACCATTCTCACAATTGGATTGTTTACGTTTGTTCCGGCCATTCAAGAATTTTGCATATTTGCTATTGTCGGTCttctcaacgatttttttcttcaaatgttttttttctcaactatACTTGGGGTTGATATACGCAGAACGGAGCTCTCGAGCgaaaactccaaatttcatatGTCGACCATGCGATCCAATCGTAAACAACAATTTACAACGatcatttcgaataaaaaaccgaacaTATTCCGTTCCAAGTCGCATCCGAGGTTGAATGGTCTCACAACCGGTCCAACCAATGTCATTGCTCCAAATACCCAAAACACTCAGAACCTCGTGAAAACATCGAAGCGATTGAGGCTCGTGCACTTTTGGGCAAGAACGCGAATCTTCCAACGAGCTTTCATGGTATGGATGGTCGTTTGGATAAGCATGATCATTTATAATTCTGGAGTCATCGAACATCTCATACATTTGAGCGACACGCTCAAACCAGATACCGAAAACGATGGATATACTATGGAAAGACCCCAAACTATCAAACCATACGTTGGCTTAAGCACTGTGAAGCCTCTCACTATTCAGACGTCAACCGGATTGCCTAATGTTCCCAGTGATCAG cCTCCAGTGACGAACAATATAACGGAAGAGCTAAATAAATTACGGCCAGTAGATTTTCCACCGTGGAATCGATTGTCGTTGTATCATTGGTCATCGATTTTGATGATGTACAATATATCCCTGGCCGGCCAACACATAACAATATTACCGGCAATAAAGTTATCAAACGCTTTCAGTCCTCGTTTGGTCAGGCAAATCAGCAATCCAAATGACGTGCAGTTATTCCAATGGCAGAGTTTCGCCACGGCCGCTCTTGACCCGTTGGACTTTTCAG ACATGGAGATACCGACGAGATCGGAGGCACGTGGATTCAACACGAACGCgccgttcgttccctcgagtCCGATGGAAATATTTTTGGCAGCTGTTTTGTGCTTGATTAGCGTAATCGTCGTGGCGTATACGATGGTGGTACTCTATCGATGTGTTTGTACGAGAAATTACGCTGAGTGGCGAGCGAGTTGGCATCAGCAGGAGAAAACTCAGGATTCATCGACGCAGCTCGTGCTAGAAACTCTGCCTCTTGTGCTCGAAGGTCACACACAAGAGGTCGAGTGTATAGCAACCGATGGGAACACGATTGCGAGTACGTGTCTGGCCGGACATATTCGAGTATGGGACTCGATAACCGGGGAAATGGTCGCGCATATCGAtaggaaaaaattcttcaataacGTACCGAGAGATCTAATCAACGGGACGCCCGATCCGGACGAGTTGATGTCCGATTACGAGAGCGGTTCGCCACCGTCACGCGGTGAAATGGAAACTTCCAACTCTTACGTTCTCAGCAATAACTCGCCGGCTCCGCACCGACAAAAATCCTCACCGACATCCGGAAACTATCGGCCCATAACGCAAACTACATCTACCAAAAGACACTCCATGAATTGTCTCTACAACGATTATCAAATACAAGAATTTTCTCCGGACAAACGCACCTCCGTATTTCGACGCAGTCTTGATCAAACGTTCGAATTACCAGACTTACGATCTTCTATAAACACACGTTTTTCTTCTATAAAATATTCACCGACACAAACCAATTACGAGCAAGGATTCGATTATGGTGAACGCTACAAACATCTTTCCGAAGAACATCGAAAATCAATCGAAGACGTACAAAAGTGCGAGAGCACCGAGGGACTCAGCATTTGCTCGGGGAGATTCAATACCAATGAACTAACCGATAGTGCGAACTCCCTTAACACTTATAAAACTTCTTCAAATAACCAAAGCCCGTCCCCCATATGGTGCGTTGATTATCAAGACAATCTTATCGTCGTCGGCTGTGCCAATGGTTCTCTTGAATTTTGGGAAGGCACGACCGGCCGCTTCAAA TGTTTCTTCGACGATGGTTCGGGTCTTGGAACTTCGGCAGTGAAGTTCGTTTGTAATAGGGTGATTGCCGCGAAACTGAACGGTGCTGTAGATTTTTTGGAGCTCGAAAGATACAGCGAGGGTCTTCAAGTGGGCTGGGGTTTCAGTTCCGGCAGAAGAA CTCATGTTAGAACAGGGAGTGCAGGATCGCCAATGGATATAAATAATTTACCACCTGAAGAAGACCTGAGATGTTTGAAAAAAGGCTCTCACCGGGCTCATCAGCAAGCCATAACTGTTTTGGACAGTGAGGGTGGTCGTGTCCTTACAGGAAGTCAAGATCATACGCTAAAAGTCTTTAG gcTGGAGGATCAACTCCCTTTGTATACGTTACACGGACATTGTGGCCCAATATCGTGTCTCTTTATCGATAGGGTCAGCCCGATGACCTCGGGAAGTGGATCTCGCGATGGATTGCTCTGTGTATGGGATTTATCGACGG GGATGTGCATGTACAGCATCCAAGCGCACGATGGTGCTGTCGCTGCGATAACCTGCTCGGCCTCGTACATCATAAGCATCGGTACCGACGAGAGACTCTGCGTCTGGGAACGTTTCCAGGGACATTTGTTGCACGCGCTACCTGCCCAAAAAGCTGCTTACAGCTTTCAATTAGTCATGCTAACACAACAGTTGCTCATCACGAGTAATCAG ggttctTTAGTGGTCTGGGACGTAAGGACGGGGGAGCCTGTTCGAGAAGTGAGGTTGGGCCACAAGGATGACAGTGTTTACGTGAAGCAAATGCTTGCATTAAGAGACAGTATAGTATGCGATTTCGGGCGCCAATTACGCATTGTCAGATTTCCTCTGGTGTCTGACAAGCTCGACTGA